DNA sequence from the Dethiosulfovibrio salsuginis genome:
TAGGTATAGGTGGCCTGATGTTTTCCGCAGACGTCATGTGTGAACCCTCCCTTTTTGGTGTACAGGCTCCCCCCTTAAGGGGGGAGCCTGGGTTTTTTCTTCTACTCTACCTCTATGCCCTGCTCCTTGAAGTATTTGACAGCTCCAGGGGTGAAGGGGATTATCCCCACGGAGGAGGATTCAGGGGCGAAGTGGACCGCCTGCTGGGTCACCTTCATGAAGGCCTCTCGGTTGTCTATGAGGGTTTTGGTGAGGTTGTATCCCAGTGTCTCGTCCATGCCTTTTTTGACCACAAGGTAGTTTCCGTCCGCCACGGTGAGGACATCTTTTGTCTGGCCGGAGTAAACTTCCTTCTTTATGGTGTAGGGGAAAAGGAAGGAGTTTTTCTCGACTACCTTCTTCACTAGGTCCTCCGGCAGGGGGATCAGGACTACGTCTCTGACCGCCGATACCTCCATTACCGCCGAGCCGGGGGCGGCGAAGTTCCAGAAAACCGCGTCCACGTTGCCGTCTTTAAGGGCCATGGCGGCCTCGGGCTGGGTGAGCTGTTGGGCGGAGAAGTCCTTATCAGGGTCCATGCCTGCCGCTTCCAGTATCATCCTGGCTAAAACCTGGTTTCCGCTGCCCGGAGCGCCGAGGGATACTTTTTTGCCCTTAAGCTCCTCAAAGGAGGTTATTCCCGTTCTGGTGGTGGTCACTAGGTGCTGTGGTGCGGGATACATGTTGAAAAGTATCTCCAGAGGAAGAGCGCCGTCGGCCTCGAAGGCGTCGGTGCCCTTGTAGGCCTGATAGAGGGTTGATCCCATAGTCATCCCTATGTGGGCCCTGCCTGATGCTACAAGTCGACAGTTTTCCCTGGACGCGGCGGTAGACCTAGAGGTCGCCTTGACGTCTATATCCGCCTTGGTCAGTACCTCCGCCATAGAGCCTCCTAGGGGATAGTAGGTTCCTCCGACCCCTCCAGATCCGATGGTTATGAAAGTTCTGGCGCTGGCGGTCCCTCCTAGAGCCATGGCGCAGCATAGTGCTAGAGCTAATACCTTTTTCTTCATGTGCTTACTCTCCTCCTTTCGGGTTTGCGGTGCTTTGTCGCTTAAAGGCCTCCTTATCTATGGCTTTAACCTCACACAGGCCTCTTCCAGGCCCGCTCTCAGCTTTTTGAGTATGTCGTCTATCTGTGCCTCTGTGACTATGAGGGGAGGGGCGATGAGGAACTGATCCCCTGCCACTCCGTTTATCATCCCCGTGCCGGGGTAGATCACCAGCCCCTGGTCCATACAGCAGGAGGTCACCAGCGCCGCCGCTTTGATGGATGGGGGGAAGGGTTCTTTGGTGTCTTTGTTCGCCACTATCTCTATCCCTCTCATGAGGCCCAATCCCCTTACGTCGCCGACTATGGGGAGGTCCATCATGTCCTTAAGTCCCGCCATGAGCTGTTCCCCTCTTTTCATGGCGTTTTCAAATAGTCCGTCTCGTTTCATTATCCTGATGGTGGCGGTGATCGCCGCTGCGGAGGCTGGGTTGGCGTTGTAGGTGTGGCCGTGCTGAAACGCTCCGCTGCCTCCTTTGAGGACGTCTACTAGTTTTTGGCTGACCAGAATTCCTCCCGCCGGGGAGTAGCCGCTGGCCATGGCCTTGGCGGAGCAGATTATCTCTGGAACCACGTCCCAGTGATCCACGCAGAAGGCTTTGCCCGTCCTGCCTATTCCAGTCATGACCTCGTCGGCTATTAGCAACACGTCGTATTTCGTGCAGATCTCCCTGATCCTCTGCCAGTATCCCTCCGGCGGGTTGAGGGCACCTACGGTAGAGCCGACCACCGGTTCCGCCACGAAGGCTATGACCCTCTCCGGGCCGATTCGCTGGATCTCGTCCTCCAGGGCTGTGGCACACTTAAGCTCGCAGGAAGGGCAGGTCATGTCGTAGGGACAGCGATAGCAGTAGTGGGGAGGTATCTTTGGGCTCTCCTGGAAGAGGGGTGTGAATTCCCTCCGGCGGGCCATGCTTCCCGCCAGCCCCATGGTACCTATGGTGGATCCGTGATAGGAGTTCCACCGGGCTATGAAGGTGGTCTTTCCCGAGCCCTTGCCGTCTCTCTCGACGAAATACTGCCTCGCTAGCTTTAAGGCCGACTCGATGGCCTCGCTTCCCCCGCTTACGAACCAGACGTTTTTGAGGTCCCCTGGGGCTATGGATGCGACCTCCTCGGCGGCCTCTAAGGTGGCGTCGTTTTTCCACCGTGAGGGGTGGGCGAACTCCAACGTAAGCAGCTGGTCGTAGACCGCCTTCGCCACCTCCTCGTTGCCGTGACCTAAGCTGGATATGAGAGCACCGCAACAACCGTCGATATACTCTCTGTCTTCGTCGTCGTAGAGGTATATGCCCTTCCCCCGAACGGCCTTCCTCAGCTCCGCCTTGTAGTTTCTTGGTATGAGTTTGCCGAAATCCATTCCCCTTCGCACCTCCTGAGTTTTTTCTCTCTATTTGCTCGAATAGACCGACCCCTCGGTCCAGAGTTCCTCCAGCTCTACAAGCCTACCCTTAGCCTTATCTCCCAGCTCCTCCGCCACCGCCATAATGATGCAGTTCATCAGGCTCATAGGGGCGGTGAAGGAATCTATAAAGGATATATGTCTGCATGGGACGACTAAGGTGTGTTCCGGGCTCGACTGAGCCATAGGGCTGTCGCTGCTGTCGCTTATAACCCCTATCCTGTGGCCTCTCTCTTTAGCCATTGAAACCACGTCCACCGTCCACCTTGAGTACCTGGGAAAGCTGATACCTACCACCAGGCTTTCGGAGGGAGCGGTGATGAGATTTTCCCTGAACAGGTCCGCCGTCAGGTGGTTCACCGAAGGGAGGAACCAGGACAGGTAGAAGCCGAGGTATTGGGCGAGAACCGAGGAGCTTCTCTGGGCGGCGAAATAGACCGATGGCGCCTGAACCAGTGCCTTAGCGAAGTGTTCCACCTTCGCTGGGTCCAGCCCTTTCTGGGCCTCTCCCAGGTCCAGCATGTCCAGTGCCATGGTCCTCTGACAGGTCGATTCCTTGTGGTGATCGTCGTCGTAAAGGGCCATCCTCTCTATGGTTGTCATCTGGTCCAATAGCAGTTCCTTCATGGCTTCCTTTAGGTCTGGGTAACCTGAGTAGCCAAGGTGAGAGGCGAAACGTATCACCGACGATTCGCTGACGTCGATCCTCTCGGCCATCTGACTGGCGGTCATGAAGGGGGCCTCCCGAGGGTGATCCAGTATGAATCGGGCTATTCTGGCCTGAGACGGCGAAAATCCCTTTATCTCCGAGGCTATCTTTTCCTTGAGCAAGTTGCTGATTCCCCTTCCTTGAATCAAAAAAATCATGT
Encoded proteins:
- a CDS encoding TAXI family TRAP transporter solute-binding subunit, translating into MKKKVLALALCCAMALGGTASARTFITIGSGGVGGTYYPLGGSMAEVLTKADIDVKATSRSTAASRENCRLVASGRAHIGMTMGSTLYQAYKGTDAFEADGALPLEILFNMYPAPQHLVTTTRTGITSFEELKGKKVSLGAPGSGNQVLARMILEAAGMDPDKDFSAQQLTQPEAAMALKDGNVDAVFWNFAAPGSAVMEVSAVRDVVLIPLPEDLVKKVVEKNSFLFPYTIKKEVYSGQTKDVLTVADGNYLVVKKGMDETLGYNLTKTLIDNREAFMKVTQQAVHFAPESSSVGIIPFTPGAVKYFKEQGIEVE
- a CDS encoding aspartate aminotransferase family protein, producing MDFGKLIPRNYKAELRKAVRGKGIYLYDDEDREYIDGCCGALISSLGHGNEEVAKAVYDQLLTLEFAHPSRWKNDATLEAAEEVASIAPGDLKNVWFVSGGSEAIESALKLARQYFVERDGKGSGKTTFIARWNSYHGSTIGTMGLAGSMARRREFTPLFQESPKIPPHYCYRCPYDMTCPSCELKCATALEDEIQRIGPERVIAFVAEPVVGSTVGALNPPEGYWQRIREICTKYDVLLIADEVMTGIGRTGKAFCVDHWDVVPEIICSAKAMASGYSPAGGILVSQKLVDVLKGGSGAFQHGHTYNANPASAAAITATIRIMKRDGLFENAMKRGEQLMAGLKDMMDLPIVGDVRGLGLMRGIEIVANKDTKEPFPPSIKAAALVTSCCMDQGLVIYPGTGMINGVAGDQFLIAPPLIVTEAQIDDILKKLRAGLEEACVRLKP
- a CDS encoding MurR/RpiR family transcriptional regulator, with the protein product MIFLIQGRGISNLLKEKIASEIKGFSPSQARIARFILDHPREAPFMTASQMAERIDVSESSVIRFASHLGYSGYPDLKEAMKELLLDQMTTIERMALYDDDHHKESTCQRTMALDMLDLGEAQKGLDPAKVEHFAKALVQAPSVYFAAQRSSSVLAQYLGFYLSWFLPSVNHLTADLFRENLITAPSESLVVGISFPRYSRWTVDVVSMAKERGHRIGVISDSSDSPMAQSSPEHTLVVPCRHISFIDSFTAPMSLMNCIIMAVAEELGDKAKGRLVELEELWTEGSVYSSK